The Vibrio navarrensis genome has a segment encoding these proteins:
- the kdsA gene encoding 3-deoxy-8-phosphooctulonate synthase gives MEQKIVHVGDIQVANDKPFTLFAGMNVLESRDLAMQICEHYVKVTDKLGIPYVFKASFDKANRSSVHSYRGPGLEEGMKIFQELKDTFGVKIITDVHTEAQAQPVADVVDVIQLPAFLARQTDLVEAMAKTGAVINVKKPQFMSPGQVGNIVEKFAECGNDKIILCERGSCHGYDNLVVDMLGFGVMKNASKGSPIIFDVTHSLQMRDPSGAASGGRREQTVELAKAGLATGIAGLFIEAHPNPDKARCDGPSALPLDKLEPFLAQMKALDDLVKSFPSIDIK, from the coding sequence ATGGAACAAAAAATCGTTCACGTTGGCGACATTCAAGTTGCGAACGACAAGCCGTTTACCCTGTTTGCTGGTATGAACGTGCTTGAATCCCGTGATCTTGCCATGCAGATCTGTGAACACTACGTCAAAGTGACAGACAAGCTGGGTATTCCTTACGTGTTCAAAGCCTCTTTTGATAAGGCAAACCGCAGCTCGGTTCACTCTTACCGTGGCCCAGGCCTCGAAGAAGGGATGAAAATCTTCCAAGAGCTCAAAGACACGTTTGGCGTGAAGATCATTACTGACGTTCACACCGAAGCACAAGCTCAGCCAGTCGCCGACGTGGTGGACGTTATCCAGTTGCCCGCATTTCTTGCTCGTCAAACTGACCTGGTTGAAGCGATGGCCAAAACGGGCGCGGTGATCAACGTCAAGAAGCCGCAATTTATGAGTCCGGGTCAAGTGGGTAACATCGTTGAGAAGTTTGCCGAGTGTGGCAACGACAAAATCATTCTCTGTGAACGCGGCTCTTGCCATGGCTACGACAATCTTGTGGTGGATATGCTCGGCTTTGGCGTGATGAAAAACGCCTCAAAAGGCAGTCCAATCATTTTTGACGTGACGCACTCACTGCAAATGCGCGACCCATCGGGCGCCGCTTCTGGTGGTCGTCGTGAACAGACCGTTGAACTGGCCAAAGCGGGCTTGGCGACTGGTATTGCTGGCCTATTTATCGAAGCGCATCCAAATCCAGACAAAGCAAGATGTGATGGTCCATCGGCATTGCCGCTGGATAAGCTTGAGCCTTTCCTCGCCCAAATGAAAGCGTTGGATGACTTGGTGAAAAGCTTCCCATCGATAGACATCAAATAA